One part of the Populus alba chromosome 18, ASM523922v2, whole genome shotgun sequence genome encodes these proteins:
- the LOC118051260 gene encoding hydroxyproline O-galactosyltransferase HPGT2: MEISIPLSTKPERRWRSKLLQTSKTSLFLTFFSCFAWLYVAGRLWQDAENRTLLSNLLQRNVAQRPKLLTVEDKLVVLGCKDLERRVVEAEMELTLAKSQGYLKSRLSLNESSSGKKFLAVIGVYTGFGSHLKRKLFRGSWMPRGDALKKLEERGVVIRFVIGRSANRGDSLDRNINGENRSTKDFLILEGHEEAQEELPKKVKSFFSTAVQTWDAEFYVKADNNINLDLEGLIELLEHRRSQASAYIGCMKSGEVVTEEESPWYESEWWKFGDEKSYFRHAAGSLLILSKKLAWYIDINSASLKTYAHDDTSVGSWMMGLQATYIDDNRLCCSSIKQDKVCSLA, translated from the exons ATGGAGATCAGTATACCGTTATCGACAAAACCAGAGCGGCGATGGAGATCGAAGCTGTTACAGACCTCTAAAACTTCTCTCTTCCTAACTTTCTTCTCTTGCTTCGCTTGGCTCTACGTTGCTGGCCG GTTATGGCAAGACGCAGAGAACAGAACTTTACTTTCTAATCTTCTACAGAGAAATGTAGCTCAG AGACCGAAGTTGCTTACAGTCGAAGATAAGCTAGTTGTGCTAGGATGCAA GGATTTGGAGAGGAGGGTAGTGGAGGCAGAAATGGAATTGACGTTGGCTAAGAGTCAAGGGTACTTAAAAAGTCGGCTGTCACTAAATGAGTCTTCGTCGGGTAAAAAGTTTCTTGCAGTCATTGGTGTATATACTGGATTCGGTAGTCACTTGAAGCGGAAGCTGTTTAGAGGGTCTTGGATGCCAAGAG GTGATGccttaaaaaaacttgaggaaAGAGGAGTAGTGATCCGTTTTGTGATTGGTCGCAG TGCTAATCGAGGGGATAGCTTAGATCGAAATATCAATGGTGAAAATCGTTCAACAAAGGATTTCTTGATTCTT GAAGGTCATGAGGAGGCTCAAGAAGAATTGCCCAAGAAAGTGAAGTCCTTCTTTAGCACTGCTGTGCAAACATGGGATGCGGAATTTTATGTAAAAGCTGATAACAATATTAACCTTGATCTTG AGGGATTAATTGAACTTCTTGAACATCGTCGCAGTCAAGCTAGTGCTTACATTGGCTGTATGAAATCTGGAGAAGTTGTAACTGAAGA GGAAAGCCCATGGTATGAATCTGAATGGTGGAAATTTGGAGATGAAAAATC GTACTTCCGACATGCGGCTGGTTCACTTCTTATACTCTCCAAAAAATTAGCTTGGTATATTGACATAAACAG CGCATCTCTAAAGACTTATGCTCATGACGATACATCAGTGGGATCCTGGATGATGGGTCTCCAAGCAACCTATATAGATGACAATCGTCTTTGCTGCAGTAGCATTAAACAAG ACAAGGTTTGTTCCCTGGCTTGA